The DNA window TGGATATTCACCTTTTCTCACAATAATACCTTTAAATACATGCCCTACATTTGCAGACAATTTTTCTATTTCATTGGATATATCATCAATGCTCAAATATTCATTATCACCTTTTATAATGACCATTGCTCTGCTTGCTTCTTCATAAATATTGGTGGAAAACAGCAGACCAGAAGGTGCAAGAGCGTTTTGAATAGCAGTTTTTACAGGCAGGTCTTTATCGGCTCTATAATATCCAATAGTAGCAAGTCCGGCACCACCTGCCATGACGGTCTGGAAATCTCCAAGGTCGGTGACCATCATCATTTCACTGTCCATGGAATCCAAAAGGAACATCATACGTTCTGCAATCATACCATTAATACCATCATATGCAGACTGGACATTTCCTCCAAGGTCTTTGAGGAACTGGTTGTCTGCAAGTATAATACCATCAGTACCGCTTTCACGTATTTCCTTCAGGCTGAACGCTGTATTCTGTAAATACAGTGTACCTTCTTCTCTAAACGGAAGTACAACAAGTGAGTATACAGGAAAATCATACCGCTCTTTTAACTCTTTTACAAGCAGAGGTGTAAATGATGACCCAGTTCCGCCTGAGGATGATGTGATTACAAAAGCAACATCAAAGGGACCTCTGTCCTCTACTTTGCGGGTTATATGTTCTTTGTTCTCTTCAAAAACCTGTTTACCTACATTACGGTTTGCACCTACTCCATGCAGGTGTGGTATATGGATACGGTCTTTTGCTTTGGTAAATTCTAATTCTTTGAGATCGTTTATAGCAGTATTTATCGCAATGGTTTCAACATTGCTTTTGTATTTTTGTTTTGAATAGAATTTGGCAAATTTGCTTTTTTTTCCGAACGCTTCTTTGTTTATGGCGTCCAGAACACGGTTACCACATTGCCCGTTTCCTATAATTAATACATTTAGCAAATTATTCCTCCAGTTGTTTTAATATTTTTAATCTGTTTTTAAATACTTATTTTTTCCTACAAATTTAAAATTTATATTCTCTGTGTTTATAATACACCCATCCACCAACACCTATAATGACTAAAATGGGTAGGACGTATACATAAATCGGCTGATTTAGCAAAAAATCAAATTTTCCTTCTTTAACACGGATGTCTTTTGTTGTTGATTCACTGGTTATCTTCTCATCATCTGCACCATTGTTATAGGATAACTGAGTGGCAAGATTATATGTTCCAATCTCATTTGCTTTAACCTTAAATGAGATTTCTTTTTCCTGCTCTTGTCCAAGGTTCTCCATATAAACTGTCGGAGCACCATCGATGATTTCTATTTCATCGTCTCCTCCCAAATATTCCATTCCATCGGGAATATCTATATCAATCTGTACCGCTTCTGCAGAAGCTTTACCAGTGTTTTTAATATTGATTGTGGATGTTACAGTTTCTCCTCTGGGAAGTGTGAAACTGTCAGCTTCTGTATTAATATTTAATTCAGCTTTATTTTTTTCAGCTTGTTCTACAGTTATAGTAGGTGTGTTTGATGATGCCTTTGGAAAATCCTGGTCTGCTTCATTCGAAAAAGTCGCAGTTGTAGGTTTTAAATCAAATTCACCAGATTTAGCTGGGCTTAATTCATAGATATATACTGTTTCAGTTTCACCTTCATCTATTGACATTGGGCCAGATTTTTCTATAATTGTTTCTTCCAGAACAAAGTTTTCCTGCATCGAATTTGAAAATTCTACATCTATAGCTTTGTCATCTCCTGTGTTCTGAGCTTCTACTCTGATCCGGATATTATCCCCAACTTTTACAGTATCATTATCAACTGTTTTAGTTATGTTAATTATCGGCGTGCCTGCAAAGTCTGCTTCATCATGTCCTCCATTGATAACTTTTTTAGTATGCAGGTCTTTATCGTAATCTGATAATGATATTGATATATTAGCCCTGTTGAGATTCCCACCGAAAACAGAATTCAATGTAACTTCTACTTCGCCCTCATCCTCAAAATCGAAAGAAAACGAATCGTTAATATCTAACATAGGATCGTCTATCTCTTCATCTTCATCATATACTCTAAATGTGGCTGAATCTGCCTCTAGAAAAACATCCGTGACTTCAATCACATAATTGTTGATTTGATATCCATCGCCTCTTTTAATTTCTTCATTGTCCGCAAAATCTGCGGATGCGCCCTCAACTGTTGCCAATAATAATAGTACTATACCCAAAATACGTAGAAGATTTTTTCCCGTTTTCATCATCTTAAAAACCTACAAAAATTTTATATTTGTGGATTTGTTTTTAGTGTAATTGATATGAAATGTAAATTTAAGTATGTATCTCATGATTATGATAATATCATTTCAAGTAATTGTTGATATTTCCATACTTATATCTATCCATCGAGACATATGAATTAATGAACTCATTGATATAATATCTGCACCTGTTTTTGCATAATCCTCAAGGTTTTCGGGATTTATACCGCCTGAAATTTCGATTATAACATTATTTTTTAGGTTCTTATTTTTAAGAATTTCAATTGTACGGATTATCTCAGCAGGTTTCATATTATCAAGCATGATAATATCAACACCTTTTTGAGCAGCTTTAATTGCATCATTTACTGATTCAACTTCAACTTCTATTTTTTGTGTGAAACTTGCAAGTTCGACAGCAATGTCAACTGCATTCTCAAAACCCATGATTTTTATGTGGTTGTCTTTTATCATAACAGTATCTGAGAGGTTGTATCGGTGTGGGTCACCGCCACCTGCTATAACAGCCATTTTTTCAAATTTTCTTATACCCGGGGTGGTTTTACGCGTACATGCTATATCTGTCTTGTCTGAATAGCACCTGACAGTGTCGACACATTTACGGGTCTGGGTAGCGATACCACTCATATGGCCCAGGAAATTAAGAACAAGACGTTCTGCGCGGAGTAAAGATACAGCACCACCAAAAATTGTAAAAATCACATCATCTGGATGAGCCTTATCACCATCTATAAAACTGGTTGCTGCATCAATTCCAAAATAATCAAAAAAAGATTTGGCTACATCAATACCAGCAAGAGTACATTCCTGATTTGTAAATACTGTTGCCTCATGAGGTTTATCCGGTACCATTTTGCAGGAAATATCGTTGTAACCGATATCTTCATCAATAAATTGTTCTATTTCCTTGATTAACATTATTCCACCCTGTTACTCTATATCTTAAGGGATTTATATGGTTGCAGTATATTATGGTTTTTCAATAATATAATTTAAGTATTAGTCTATAATAACAATAATTTAACAACAATTAAAGGAGTCCAGAAATGCTAAAGTTAGGTATAGTAGGGTGTGGAGCGATTGGTACTGAAATATGTAAGGCAGTTGATGAAGGCTCCATCGAGAGTGAACTTGTAGCTGTATATGATAGAAATAAAGAACACCTTTCCAGTTTACAGTCATCTCTTTTAAATACAGAGCCAGTGGTATATGAATTACAGGAAATGGTAAAACATGTAGACCTTGTTGTAGAGAGTGCATCACAAAATGCAGCTTATGAGATAGTAACAACTGCTCTTGAATCCAGTTGTGACGTAATGGTCATGAGTGTAGGGGCATTTGTTGATAAAAACTTTCGGGAAAAAGTAACAGACATTGCAAAACAGAAAGGATGTAAAATATATTTGCCATCTGGTGCACTTGTG is part of the Methanohalobium evestigatum Z-7303 genome and encodes:
- a CDS encoding FtsZ/tubulin family protein; the protein is MLNVLIIGNGQCGNRVLDAINKEAFGKKSKFAKFYSKQKYKSNVETIAINTAINDLKELEFTKAKDRIHIPHLHGVGANRNVGKQVFEENKEHITRKVEDRGPFDVAFVITSSSGGTGSSFTPLLVKELKERYDFPVYSLVVLPFREEGTLYLQNTAFSLKEIRESGTDGIILADNQFLKDLGGNVQSAYDGINGMIAERMMFLLDSMDSEMMMVTDLGDFQTVMAGGAGLATIGYYRADKDLPVKTAIQNALAPSGLLFSTNIYEEASRAMVIIKGDNEYLSIDDISNEIEKLSANVGHVFKGIIVRKGEYPQVLVVSTMESASEIENLYNVAIDAIGQEREKKNRIENEKEVDKAFSKIDGLEPHY
- a CDS encoding BatD family protein: MATVEGASADFADNEEIKRGDGYQINNYVIEVTDVFLEADSATFRVYDEDEEIDDPMLDINDSFSFDFEDEGEVEVTLNSVFGGNLNRANISISLSDYDKDLHTKKVINGGHDEADFAGTPIINITKTVDNDTVKVGDNIRIRVEAQNTGDDKAIDVEFSNSMQENFVLEETIIEKSGPMSIDEGETETVYIYELSPAKSGEFDLKPTTATFSNEADQDFPKASSNTPTITVEQAEKNKAELNINTEADSFTLPRGETVTSTINIKNTGKASAEAVQIDIDIPDGMEYLGGDDEIEIIDGAPTVYMENLGQEQEKEISFKVKANEIGTYNLATQLSYNNGADDEKITSESTTKDIRVKEGKFDFLLNQPIYVYVLPILVIIGVGGWVYYKHREYKF
- the nadC gene encoding carboxylating nicotinate-nucleotide diphosphorylase, with the protein product MLIKEIEQFIDEDIGYNDISCKMVPDKPHEATVFTNQECTLAGIDVAKSFFDYFGIDAATSFIDGDKAHPDDVIFTIFGGAVSLLRAERLVLNFLGHMSGIATQTRKCVDTVRCYSDKTDIACTRKTTPGIRKFEKMAVIAGGGDPHRYNLSDTVMIKDNHIKIMGFENAVDIAVELASFTQKIEVEVESVNDAIKAAQKGVDIIMLDNMKPAEIIRTIEILKNKNLKNNVIIEISGGINPENLEDYAKTGADIISMSSLIHMSRWIDISMEISTIT